One genomic segment of bacterium includes these proteins:
- a CDS encoding transketolase family protein has product MKEAVKSTRRAYGEALAELGELKEEVVVLDADLSKSTYTNIFAKKFPHRFFNMGISECKMISCAAGLATTGKIPFASTFAIFAAGRAWEMVRLSVGYTNLNVKIAASHAGISVGEDGPTHHCIEDIALMRVIPNMTVIVPADATETRKAVFASAEWKGPVYLRLGRPDIPILFDDSYEFKIGKANVIKEGKDVSIFACGLMVWQALQAVELLEKEGIDAELLNVSTIKPLDEEAILNSLRKTGCAVSAEEHNIIGGLGSAIAELMVEKFPAPLEIVGVKDRFAESGPWKDLLIKYNLSPEDIKEAVIRAIKRKEERK; this is encoded by the coding sequence ATGAAGGAAGCTGTTAAATCAACGAGGAGAGCTTATGGGGAAGCCCTTGCGGAGCTCGGAGAGCTCAAAGAGGAAGTCGTTGTGCTTGACGCCGACCTTTCCAAATCCACTTACACGAACATATTTGCCAAGAAGTTCCCTCATCGCTTCTTCAATATGGGCATCTCCGAGTGCAAGATGATTTCCTGCGCCGCGGGGCTGGCGACAACTGGCAAGATTCCCTTCGCCTCCACATTCGCTATATTCGCAGCGGGAAGAGCATGGGAGATGGTGCGGCTCTCCGTCGGCTACACAAACCTAAATGTGAAAATCGCCGCATCCCACGCGGGGATTTCTGTAGGGGAAGATGGTCCCACCCACCATTGCATAGAGGATATAGCCTTGATGAGGGTAATCCCTAATATGACGGTAATCGTTCCCGCCGATGCGACGGAGACGAGGAAGGCTGTCTTTGCTTCCGCTGAATGGAAGGGACCGGTATATCTCCGTCTTGGGCGTCCCGACATTCCAATCTTGTTTGACGATTCCTACGAATTCAAAATCGGGAAGGCAAATGTCATCAAAGAGGGGAAAGATGTCTCCATATTCGCTTGCGGTCTTATGGTCTGGCAGGCTTTACAGGCAGTTGAGCTATTGGAGAAGGAGGGAATAGATGCGGAATTGTTAAATGTCTCCACGATAAAGCCTTTGGACGAGGAGGCAATCCTAAATTCCCTAAGGAAAACCGGCTGCGCTGTCTCGGCGGAGGAACATAACATCATCGGTGGGCTTGGCTCGGCGATAGCTGAACTGATGGTAGAGAAATTCCCCGCTCCCCTGGAAATAGTTGGCGTGAAGGACCGCTTTGCAGAATCAGGTCCTTGGAAGGACCTTCTCATAAAATACAATCTCTCACCTGAGGATATAAAAGAGGCGGTCATCAGGGCAATAAAAAGGAAGGAAGAAAGAAAATGA
- a CDS encoding GNAT family N-acetyltransferase translates to MIRGVRREEREQLLSLLKSAFPDTEIEWFPPYYDGDPYYKLEYTRVWEENGVLVSTVQIVKKILRIEDQTILLGGIANVGTHPKHRGKGYATALLQDSIRLMETEGYHLSLLFTGIQPFYERLGWREVPFPYLHIPSLPKDLPPQTNIREDSDEDIPKIVRIYNEFNENRNLTAVRDEAYMRGWIWKWRHNQEVLVYEEDSEILAYIRFSKGAGTEPFYINEFGCLKGKEEVFNPLLKEAIRRAVENGRSSCTIHLPFEEFILEGIRNLLGEPEVQYGKGAMWRIINLASLLRAISPILRRRSKGIKGIFPLDVEGHRATLKVNDGEVAIEDSLPSSISPIEISQKVFIKLLAGFEDEEILSLPAELTRLFPPTKPMFYSFDAF, encoded by the coding sequence ATGATTAGAGGAGTGAGAAGAGAGGAAAGAGAGCAATTGCTTTCCCTTTTGAAATCCGCTTTCCCAGACACCGAGATTGAATGGTTTCCTCCCTACTATGATGGCGACCCCTATTATAAGCTTGAATATACACGGGTGTGGGAGGAAAACGGCGTTTTGGTAAGCACGGTTCAGATTGTAAAGAAAATCCTTCGCATAGAGGACCAGACTATTTTGCTTGGCGGCATCGCAAATGTAGGCACACATCCGAAACACAGAGGGAAAGGGTATGCCACAGCCCTCCTCCAAGATTCAATCAGGCTTATGGAGACAGAAGGCTATCATCTCTCCCTCCTTTTCACGGGAATTCAGCCATTCTATGAGCGCCTCGGTTGGCGCGAAGTCCCCTTCCCCTATCTTCATATCCCCTCCTTGCCAAAAGACTTACCTCCCCAAACGAACATAAGGGAAGATAGCGATGAGGACATCCCTAAAATAGTGAGAATTTACAACGAGTTCAACGAAAATAGAAACCTCACAGCTGTGCGGGATGAAGCTTATATGAGGGGATGGATTTGGAAGTGGAGACATAATCAAGAGGTTTTGGTGTATGAAGAGGATTCTGAAATCCTCGCATATATACGCTTCAGCAAGGGAGCGGGGACGGAGCCTTTTTATATCAATGAATTTGGTTGTTTGAAAGGGAAGGAAGAAGTTTTCAATCCCTTATTAAAGGAAGCCATTAGGCGCGCTGTAGAGAATGGACGGAGCTCCTGCACCATTCACCTTCCATTTGAAGAATTCATTTTGGAGGGAATTAGAAATCTCTTGGGCGAGCCTGAAGTGCAGTATGGGAAGGGAGCGATGTGGCGGATAATCAATCTCGCCTCGCTACTTAGAGCGATATCCCCCATTCTCCGCCGTCGTTCCAAGGGAATTAAAGGCATATTCCCCCTTGATGTTGAGGGACATAGAGCGACATTGAAGGTGAACGATGGAGAAGTTGCAATAGAGGATTCGCTTCCATCCTCAATTTCTCCCATTGAAATTTCTCAGAAAGTCTTCATAAAACTCCTTGCCGGTTTTGAGGATGAGGAAATCCTTTCCCTTCCTGCTGAACTCACTCGCCTTTTCCCTCCCACCAAGCCCATGTTCTATTCCTTTGATGCTTTTTAA